One Actinomycetota bacterium genomic window, GGCGGTCGGGCGACGATCAGCGACACCAGATCAAGTGGGTCGTCTACGGGGCCACCGTGTCGGTGCTCCTGTACCTCACCGGTGGTGTCACGACGCAGCTCCCGTTCGTGACGTACGACCTCCTCTTCTTCGCGTCCCTGCTGTTGTTCCTCGGATGCGTCGCCCTGTCCATCCTGCGGTACCGCTTGTACTCGATCGACCGGATCGTGAGCAGGACGATCTCCTACACCATCGTGTCGGCCACCCTGGCGGCTTGCTACGCAGCCGTCGTGTTCGGTCCGACGCTCCTGATCGGTCGCGGCCGAAACATCCCGCAGGCCTCGATCGCGATCGCGACCCTCTCGGCGGCGGCGGCCGCCCGGCCTGTGCAGCGACGGGTGCAGCGGGCGGTGGACCGACGCTTCGATAGGTCGCGATACGACGCTCAGCGCACGGTGGAGTCGTTCCTGACGAGGATGAGAACCGTCACCGACCTCGATGACCTCCAGGGCGAGCTGACCAGCGTTGTCGTCGGCGCTGTGCGGCCGACGCACATCGCACTCTGGCTCCCGGATGCGCCCCCGGTCAGCTCAACGAGGGCACGAGCAGACTGATCACTAGGACCAGGATCCCGGCTCCCACGACGGCGGACACGATCGCCATCGCGCACCCAGGCCGCGCCCCCCGGCGGATCTGGAGCCGCTCGAACACGAAGCCCCCGATGACGGCGCCGGCCATCCCGAGCGCCATCTGCTCGAGCATGCCGAGGTCGTCTCCGCGCAGGAAGAGCCAGTCGGCGATCCCGCCGGCCACGATGCCGACGAGCGCGTAGTAGAGGAACCTCACGGCTCCCTCCGCAGCAGCACCCGGGCGGGCGACCCGTCGCCGCCCGGGATCGGAAGCGGGAGGGCGATGACCTCCCACGGGCCCGGCTCGACCTCGGCGAGGTCGACCCCCTCGACGATCACGACTCCCGCCCCGAGCAGGACCTTGTGGGTCGGGTGCTCCTTCGACCCGAACGGCTCGATCGAGAGGTAGTCGATCCCGACGAGGCGGATCCCCCGATCGACGATCCAGCGGGCGGCCGACTCGTCGTAGGCGACGAAGTCCTCCCGGAAGGAGGTGTCCGACGACCAGCCGGAGTTGCGGGTCCGGGCGAGGAGCCGCTCGCACCCTTCGGGCACGGAGGCCGCATCGAGATGGTCGGCGGAGATCGCGCCCTCGACGCCCCTGAGATCGGCCACGAAACCCGGGCCGACGAGCGCGTCCACGGGGAGGGCGTCGATGCCCGAGCCGCCGACGAGGAAGTGGATCGGTGCGTCCATGTGGGTGCCGGTGTGGGCGCCCACCACCACCTCCGAGACGGTGGACGAGTCGCCCGAGGCGACGTCCTTCCGCACCTCGCGGCGCAGCCCGCGCTCGCCCGGCCAGGTCGGCAGGTCAGGTCGCAAGGGGACGGTCACGTCGACGATCATGGCCGCGACATCCTATCGGGGCCGCGGTACCGTCTGACCATGTCGCGGCGCCTCCTGGTGTGCTCCGCCCTGCTGTGGACACTGCTCCCTATCGGCGCGGCCGGTGCCCACCCGGCCGGGCTCCCGCCGCTCGCGGAGATCAGCCACGCCCAGACGTCCGTGCGCACCTCCCTCTCGGTGGCCATGGATGACACGATCCTTCTGTTCACCACGGCCGGTGCCCCGGAGCGCGACCCCACCGGTCCGGACCCGGACGCCCTGGCGACCCAGCCCGAGGCCGCCGCGTACATCACGTCCCGGTACGTGCTCGCGGTGCCGGAGGGGAAATGCACGGCCCAGGTGGTGGGGGGCCGTCCGATCCGGGGGACGGGGTTCCGGTTCCTGATCGATCACGAGTGCCCGGCTCCCGTGCGGGACACGCTGACGGTCCGCAGCTCGCTCCTGCGCGACCTGTCCCCCGCGTACCGGCTCGCGATATCGGTGAAGGTCGGCGGCGACCGCGTCCGCTACACGATCGAGGAGGGCGAGGACGCGCTGACGATGGACCTCACGAAGCGTCCGACGCCAGGCAAGACGGTGCAGGAGGGCCCGGACCGCACGGAGCAGGGAAGGCTGTTCCTCTTCAACTACCTCGACTCGGGACGGGGAGCCTGGGCGGCCGTCGTCGCCCTCGGGACGGCGTTCCTGCTCGGCGTGGCCGCGCTCGCCGCGGGTCAGTCCATCTCCGGACATCGTGTCGAGAACTGGCTCCACGCGATCTCGGCCGCGCTCGTCCTGGGGGTGGGGCTCTTCATGCTGAAGCGGCGCATAGGCCTGCTACGCGCCGGCGCCGACGAGCACCACCACCACCACCACGCCCCGCCGGTGGCCACGGGAGCCGACCACCTCCCCGCCGAGCAGCGCGCGCTGAGCGGGAAGGGGCTCGTGGCGGTCGCGGCGGCCGGCGGCATCCTGCCGTGTCCGGAGGCGTTCGGCCTCCTCTTCGCCTCGCTGACCGTGGGCCGGGTCGCCGCCGGACTCCTGATCCTGGTCGCATTCTCGGTCGGGCTGGGCGCCGTCCTGTTCGCGGTCACGCTGTCGCTGATCATGTCGAAGCGGGCGGTCGCTCCCTCCCTGGAGCGCTCCCGGGTGGTGAGGTACCTGCCTGTCCTGTCCGCCGTCATCGTCACGGCCTTCGGCGTCGTCCTCGCCGTGAGCGCGGCGCGCTCCTTCTAGCGCTTGACAGGACGAGGCGGGGCGGGGTAAATGAACGTTCGTTCACGACCGCCGGGGAGGGCGAGATGAACCGAACGGTCCGCCTGTGGGCTTCGACCCTTGCGCTCCTGCTCCTTACCTCCGCGTGCAGCGGTGGGGCGATGAGCCGGCTGCGGGCACTGAACGAGAGACCGGACGCGGCGGCCAACGAGGCTCCCGAGCTCGAGGAGCTGACCGACCAGGCCCCGGTCGAGGGCGCGCCGACCCCCGAACAGGCCCCCGAGTCCGGTGCGCCCGGCGCGCCCGGCCGCACCACGGGCACGGTCGTCGGAGGGACGAGGGTCACCCGAGGCGGTACGACCGTGACGACGCCGCCGGGGGGAGGTCCTCCCGTCGCCGACCTGTTCAACGCGAGCGAGGACCGCATCGGGCTCACGGACAACTCGATTACCCTGTGCGGACACGCCGCCACCACGTTCGGCCCGGCCTTCAACACGGCGCCCGAGGACCTGAACGTCTACTGGCAGCAGCTCAACGACGCGGGCGGGGTTCACGGGAGGCGGGTCACGGTGTCCTGGGAGAACGACAACTACGACCCCACCACCGCCACGCAGGCCGCCGAGGCCTGCCGCGCGAAGAACCCTTTCATCCTGCTCGGCGGGATCGGGTTCGACCAGATCCCCGCCGTGCGCAACCTCGTCGAGCAGCGGCGGATGCTCTACATCCACCACATCGCGCGCGAGGACCTCTCGAAGAAGTACTCGTTCAGCTACCTGGCTACGGTCGACAACATCGGGACCCTCGCCGCGCAGTTCATCCACCGCAAGTACCCCGGGAAGAGGGTCGGCGTCTTCTACCGCAACAGCGAGAACTGGGACCCGGGCTACAAGAACTTCGTCTCGACGACGCAGCGCCTCAGCGGGAAGACCCCCTTCGGCGTACCCGTCGAGCGCAACCAGGGCCAGTACACGCAGGGCATCCAGCAGATGCGCAACAACGCAGACATCGTGTTCGTGTGGGAGAACGCGCTGGCCGGGACGCAGATCATCCAACAGGCGCAGGGACAGGGGTGGCGCCCCAACTGGTTGGTCTTCCCGTTCAACACGACCACGGACACGCTCGGCCGTGACACGACGAACCCGCCGCTGGACGGGATCGCGACCTGGCCGGCGTACTCGGTGGGGGACCGGACCGGTCCGTTCGCCTCGTACGCCGACGAGATCGAACGGTTCGAGTCGGCCTACCGCCGGTATCGCAACGTCCCCCTCACGGACATCCACTGGATGACGTGGCTGTCCTGGAAGCAGATCCACGCGCTGCTCGACAAGTGCGGCCGCGACTGCACGCGCAACAAGATCGCCGGTCTCATCCTCACCGGGCAGGAGACCGCCGTGCACCCGACCTGCGCGGTCGACTTCAAGCGCAACGGTCACGTGGGCGGGTTCTCGGCCACGATCTTCGAGGCCTACAACAAGCCGGGGAACGCGGCC contains:
- a CDS encoding GlsB/YeaQ/YmgE family stress response membrane protein; this encodes MRFLYYALVGIVAGGIADWLFLRGDDLGMLEQMALGMAGAVIGGFVFERLQIRRGARPGCAMAIVSAVVGAGILVLVISLLVPSLS
- a CDS encoding cyclase family protein is translated as MIVDVTVPLRPDLPTWPGERGLRREVRKDVASGDSSTVSEVVVGAHTGTHMDAPIHFLVGGSGIDALPVDALVGPGFVADLRGVEGAISADHLDAASVPEGCERLLARTRNSGWSSDTSFREDFVAYDESAARWIVDRGIRLVGIDYLSIEPFGSKEHPTHKVLLGAGVVIVEGVDLAEVEPGPWEVIALPLPIPGGDGSPARVLLRREP
- a CDS encoding sulfite exporter TauE/SafE family protein, with translation MSRRLLVCSALLWTLLPIGAAGAHPAGLPPLAEISHAQTSVRTSLSVAMDDTILLFTTAGAPERDPTGPDPDALATQPEAAAYITSRYVLAVPEGKCTAQVVGGRPIRGTGFRFLIDHECPAPVRDTLTVRSSLLRDLSPAYRLAISVKVGGDRVRYTIEEGEDALTMDLTKRPTPGKTVQEGPDRTEQGRLFLFNYLDSGRGAWAAVVALGTAFLLGVAALAAGQSISGHRVENWLHAISAALVLGVGLFMLKRRIGLLRAGADEHHHHHHAPPVATGADHLPAEQRALSGKGLVAVAAAGGILPCPEAFGLLFASLTVGRVAAGLLILVAFSVGLGAVLFAVTLSLIMSKRAVAPSLERSRVVRYLPVLSAVIVTAFGVVLAVSAARSF
- a CDS encoding ABC transporter substrate-binding protein; protein product: MNRTVRLWASTLALLLLTSACSGGAMSRLRALNERPDAAANEAPELEELTDQAPVEGAPTPEQAPESGAPGAPGRTTGTVVGGTRVTRGGTTVTTPPGGGPPVADLFNASEDRIGLTDNSITLCGHAATTFGPAFNTAPEDLNVYWQQLNDAGGVHGRRVTVSWENDNYDPTTATQAAEACRAKNPFILLGGIGFDQIPAVRNLVEQRRMLYIHHIAREDLSKKYSFSYLATVDNIGTLAAQFIHRKYPGKRVGVFYRNSENWDPGYKNFVSTTQRLSGKTPFGVPVERNQGQYTQGIQQMRNNADIVFVWENALAGTQIIQQAQGQGWRPNWLVFPFNTTTDTLGRDTTNPPLDGIATWPAYSVGDRTGPFASYADEIERFESAYRRYRNVPLTDIHWMTWLSWKQIHALLDKCGRDCTRNKIAGLILTGQETAVHPTCAVDFKRNGHVGGFSATIFEAYNKPGNAAGWRHQGDLVCRESFL